A section of the Girardinichthys multiradiatus isolate DD_20200921_A chromosome 5, DD_fGirMul_XY1, whole genome shotgun sequence genome encodes:
- the LOC124868813 gene encoding perforin-1-like: MSNLWKLLLLFWMWIPPGVLSTLSFTGSPQQCEKAHFVPGYNLGGEGFDIVTMERKGAYVINTEMWNLGNGTCKMYRNSYMNGEIQKVPVAVVDWRNLPKCSLKVSSILYDSVESLVNDSTSSVSNDWKVGLELPVDPSVTVGVGLGGSHSRASEFGMKKSKKDRYNFVRQSVNCNFYRYRLTTNPPLSPEFLSAVNSLPPYSSAKALPYRNLIDTYGTHYITQVSLGGEIKATTSFKTCKATMDGLTATDVSDCLTVEASATFASSASVKAMTKHCEAKKKMLSSGQSFSSEFGERITEVIGGNEMGVVFFQGGSDPAMYNKWLTSLKTSPDIVQYNLEPMHTILPDNHRARNGLKREVEQYIIKNGVLKTCSESCQIGHRSNKRDPCACVCNSNQNIKSNCCPAGKGLATLKVYKLYAKNLYGDTWSETDGSVEVKYGNQIMRTKIISNDDNPRWPEKFDFGSIVINMQNRLMFSVYDEDTNWNSDLLGECSFDLHKGTVTDSCMFNHGTFFFTYVMECAPSLGGSRCDQYVSSPMKPSLAKVFYTRNGVLLGDSMRKFLKPGARSGIGQL, from the exons ATGTCAAACCTTTGGAAGCTATTGCTCCTATTTTGGATGTGGATTCCTCCTGGCGTTTTATCCACTTTGAGCTTTACTGGTTCACCACAGCAATGTGAAAAGGCTCACTTTGTTCCAGGTTACAACCTCGGTGGAGAAGGCTTTGACATTGTCACAATGGAGAGGAAGGGCGCCTATGTCATCAACACTGAAATGTGGAATCTTGGAAATGGCACTTGCAAAATGTACAGAAACAGCTACATGAATGGAGAGATCCAGAAGGTCCCAGTTGCTGTGGTGGACTGGAGAAACCTCCCAAAATGCAGCCTGAAGGTCTCCAGCATACTCTACGATTCTGTAGAATCTCTTGTCAATGATTCCACATCATCTGTGTCCAATGACTGGAAAGTTGGTCTTGAGCTCCCTGTCGACCCTTCAGTCACTGTTGGTGTTGGCCTTGGAGGGTCACACTCCAGGGCTTCTGAATTTGGCATGAAAAAGTCCAAAAAAGATCGCTACAACTTTGTCCGCCAATCCGTTAACTGTAACTTCTATAG GTACAGACTCACAACTAATCCTCCTTTGAGTCCTGAATTTCTGTCAGCTGTGAACTCTCTTCCTCCATATTcttctgcaaaagcattacCATATCGCAACCTGATTGACACGTATGGCACTCATTACATCACACAGGTGTCTCTTGGAGGGGAAATAAAGGCAACAACCTCTTTCAAGACCTGCAAGGCAACCATGGATGGACTGACAGCAACAGATGTTAGTGACTGTTTGACAGTTGAAGCCTCGGCTACTTTTGCTAGTTCTGCTAGTGTTAAAGCCATGACTAAACACTGTGAAGCAAAGAAGAAGATGTTAAGCTCTGGTCAAAGTTTCAGCTCAGAATTTGGTGAGCGTATCACAGAGGTCATTGGTGGGAATGAAATGGGAGTTGTATTTTTCCAAGGCGGGTCAGACCCTGCTATGTATAACAAATGGTTAACCTCTCTTAAAACTTCACCTGATATAGTCCAGTATAACTTGGAACCTATGCACACCATACTGCCAGATAATCACCGTGCAAGAAATGGTCTGAAAAGAGAGGTGGAGCAGTACATCATAAAAAATGGAGTGCTGAAAACATGCTCTGAATCCTGTCAAATTGGACACAGGTCCAACAAAAGAGATccgtgtgcctgtgtgtgtaaCAGCAACCAGAATATCAAGTCGAACTGCTGTCCTGCTGGTAAAGGTCTTGCAACTTTAAAGGTGTACAAACTTTATGCAAAGAATCTGTATGGTGATACATGGAGTGAGACAGATGGTTCAGTGGAGGTTAAATATGGTAACCAGATAATGCGCACCAAAATAATCAGTAATGATGACAATCCTAGGTGGCCTGAAAAATTTGATTTCGGTTCCATTGTCATCAATATGCAAAATAGGcttatgttttctgtttatgatGAGGATACAAACTGGAACAGTGATCTGCTTGGTGAGTGCTCCTTTGATCTCCATAAAGGGACTGTGACAGACAGCTGCATGTTTAATCATGGTACATTCTTCTTCACTTATGTCATGGAGTGTGCACCAAGCCTGGGCGGTAGCCGGTGTGATCAGTATGTTTCCTCCCCCATGAAACCCTCTCTGGCCAAAGTGTTTTACACCAGAAATGGTGTTCTGCTCGGAGATTCAATGAGGAAGTTTCTGAAGCCAGGCGCTCGTTCGGGTATAGGCCAACTGTGA